From Fibrobacter sp. UWR3, one genomic window encodes:
- the dapB gene encoding dihydrodipicolinate reductase, which translates to MSIQVMVNGIPGNMGRIVAETCVARGLELVPYSLTGEIIVENEAEVAGKTIQLLKPSNREARIGEVLAKYPNVICIDYTHPTAVNDNAAFYVKHKIPFVMGTTGGDREALAKLVADANHPSVIAPNMAKQIVAFQMMIEFLAKEFPTAFSGYKLSVVESHQKTKADTSGTAKAIVGDFQKMGFDFSVDDIEKVRNEKEQMERMHVPEEYLGGHAFHTYSLDSADGTVHFEFQHNVCGRKIYAEGTVDAVNFLAEQIAAGTAKPFNMMDVLRAGKMR; encoded by the coding sequence ATGTCTATACAAGTGATGGTTAATGGTATTCCGGGCAACATGGGCCGTATTGTGGCTGAAACCTGCGTGGCCCGCGGCTTGGAACTTGTCCCGTATTCGTTGACGGGCGAGATTATCGTGGAAAACGAGGCAGAGGTGGCGGGGAAGACCATCCAGCTCTTGAAGCCCAGCAACCGCGAGGCCCGTATTGGCGAAGTGCTCGCGAAGTACCCGAACGTCATTTGCATCGACTACACGCACCCGACGGCTGTAAACGACAACGCCGCATTCTACGTGAAGCACAAGATTCCCTTCGTGATGGGCACTACCGGCGGTGACCGCGAGGCGCTTGCAAAACTCGTGGCCGACGCGAACCACCCGAGCGTGATTGCCCCGAACATGGCCAAACAGATTGTCGCCTTCCAGATGATGATTGAATTTCTGGCGAAGGAATTCCCGACGGCGTTCAGCGGCTACAAGCTTTCCGTGGTGGAAAGCCACCAGAAGACGAAGGCCGACACGAGCGGTACGGCGAAGGCCATTGTGGGAGATTTCCAAAAGATGGGATTCGATTTCTCCGTCGATGACATCGAGAAGGTTCGCAACGAAAAAGAACAGATGGAACGCATGCACGTGCCCGAGGAATACCTCGGCGGTCACGCCTTCCATACCTACAGCCTCGACAGCGCCGACGGTACGGTGCATTTTGAGTTCCAGCACAACGTGTGCGGCCGTAAGATTTACGCCGAGGGCACTGTAGATGCCGTGAACTTCCTCGCCGAGCAGATTGCCGCCGGTACCGCCAAGCCCTTCAACATGATGGACGTGCTGCGCGCCGGAAAGATGCGTTAA
- a CDS encoding helix-turn-helix domain-containing protein → MKLKNDAEKAFDLELSKIIKARRDELNLTQEYLSFHSGVTRITIGKWEKGEKTPISFDLYNVLKVLYKDPSEFWAELFKNYEKTLSPIQKAADKKKFMAYLEQAQKNKKGDT, encoded by the coding sequence ATGAAACTGAAGAACGATGCAGAAAAGGCATTTGACCTAGAATTATCCAAGATTATTAAAGCCAGAAGAGACGAACTCAACCTTACTCAAGAATATCTAAGTTTTCATTCTGGTGTTACCCGCATTACCATCGGTAAGTGGGAAAAGGGCGAGAAGACCCCTATCAGTTTTGACCTCTACAACGTACTCAAGGTTCTCTACAAGGATCCGTCTGAATTTTGGGCCGAACTGTTCAAGAATTACGAAAAAACGCTTTCCCCTATCCAGAAGGCGGCCGACAAGAAGAAATTCATGGCCTACCTGGAACAGGCACAAAAGAACAAGAAGGGCGATACCTAA
- the ruvX gene encoding Holliday junction resolvase RuvX, with protein MNYLALDYGEHRVGVAFADSELRMAFSRETIDQKTTNLFVRLDELVKVNKIDAFVVGMPYHPDGRKDGKNVVVEKFVEDLKLRFPGLPVYTQDESYSSVQAQEKTSYFSKKKKQKNKAVIDQLAAAIILQRWLDENG; from the coding sequence ATGAACTACTTGGCACTAGATTACGGAGAACATCGCGTCGGGGTCGCTTTTGCCGATTCCGAACTGCGCATGGCTTTTTCTCGCGAGACAATCGACCAGAAAACGACGAACTTGTTTGTAAGGCTCGATGAACTCGTGAAGGTGAACAAAATCGATGCGTTCGTGGTGGGGATGCCGTATCACCCCGATGGCCGTAAGGACGGCAAGAACGTGGTGGTGGAAAAATTTGTCGAGGACCTGAAACTCCGTTTTCCGGGACTTCCTGTATACACGCAGGACGAATCGTACTCCAGCGTGCAGGCCCAGGAAAAGACGTCTTACTTCAGCAAGAAGAAAAAGCAAAAAAATAAGGCGGTAATTGATCAATTAGCCGCCGCGATAATTCTCCAGAGATGGTTGGACGAGAACGGTTAG
- a CDS encoding outer membrane beta-barrel protein codes for MKKIAVLAIALGFTCVPSFAQYDDEDYGETPAATEDNSYSTEESTQAEPAEEAESAAPAAEKSSDDTDYQKIRLGGHIGVGVGGLGDLTAVGGYVGGSLRYYINKQFAVAPEVNFIFRYFYETSERYPLGGGYEYEYEQGISQILMDVPVLARYEPLSFLYVEGGLRLAFCLADMFSAQYNYYDTYDNEVDYASDLVAADDIETSGVYVSLVLGAGAQFHQGGHDMNVGLRFMYDFNSVSDAVEDKPSAWNIQLSMTYLL; via the coding sequence ATGAAAAAAATAGCCGTGCTCGCGATAGCGCTTGGCTTTACCTGTGTACCTTCGTTCGCCCAGTACGACGACGAGGATTATGGCGAGACCCCCGCTGCAACCGAAGACAACAGCTACTCGACAGAGGAATCCACCCAGGCTGAACCCGCCGAAGAAGCCGAGTCTGCCGCACCTGCCGCGGAAAAGTCTTCTGACGATACCGACTACCAGAAAATCCGTCTGGGCGGCCATATCGGCGTGGGCGTGGGCGGTCTTGGCGACCTTACTGCCGTTGGCGGCTATGTGGGCGGTTCCCTCCGTTACTATATCAACAAGCAGTTTGCTGTCGCTCCCGAAGTGAACTTCATTTTCCGCTATTTCTATGAAACCTCCGAACGCTATCCCCTTGGCGGTGGATACGAATACGAATACGAACAGGGCATCTCGCAAATCCTCATGGATGTGCCCGTGCTCGCCCGTTACGAACCCCTTTCTTTCCTCTACGTGGAAGGCGGTCTCCGTCTCGCATTCTGCCTTGCCGACATGTTCTCGGCGCAGTACAACTACTATGATACCTACGACAACGAGGTCGACTACGCAAGCGATCTTGTCGCCGCCGATGACATTGAGACCAGCGGCGTTTATGTGTCGCTTGTTCTCGGTGCCGGTGCTCAGTTCCACCAGGGTGGTCACGACATGAACGTCGGTCTGCGCTTCATGTACGACTTCAACAGTGTAAGCGATGCTGTTGAAGACAAGCCGAGCGCCTGGAACATCCAGCTTTCGATGACCTACCTTCTCTAG
- a CDS encoding acyl-CoA dehydratase activase: MSNLKNDLWVGVDVGSTTVKIAVVDPETNKLLHYTYQRHNAMQAKKVYEVLREAHGLFPDKNFRVAFCGSGGQPFADATHAFFVQEVVANALAVRATYPESRVAIELGGQDAKVVFFEKDKTTGKLIASDMRMNGVCAGGTGAFIDQVAELLRIKTEAFEGFAKRGQKVYEISGRCGVFAKTDIQPMLNNGIAKEDIALSSFHAIAKQTIGGLAQGMEIKPPVIFEGGPLTFNPTLVRAFKERLGINDEQAIVPEHSEVLVAMGAALSLGSMFAGQECHYRMEGSLDALVHFNEVRQAENKAKAAADLFFKNEAEYKMFLEEHKMADNHYPQPASGSTINAYLGIDAGSTTTKFVLLDEQDNVIDGFYASNDGEPLAVLKRAMNELADRYEEYGCKLNILGVGTTGYGEQLFAKAVHADYHTVETVAHANAAQRLCPDVSFILDIGGQDMKAISVQDGVVTGIILNEACSSGCGSFIETYARSLGIPMEKIAELAFNAKSPSQLGSRCTVFMNSSIITEQRDGKQPEDIIAGICRSIINNVFTKVIRIRNLNTLGKKVVVQGGTFKNNAVLRAFEQYTGLKPIRPERPGEMGAIGIALLTRKFMEEKRKENPDLKSSFIGLEAMKTFSWHNQPGQLCQYCTNHCSRTIVTFSDGQSFVTGNRCERGEVTADPNDPKTKALIAEINKKMLSVPDMIKRTNQLLVKDYAPAKLVENTGKTIGIPRVLEFWASLPFWKAFFTSLGYTVVVSRQSDYKMFEAGLHSVPSDTVCFPAKLVHGHVLSLIEKKVDRIFFPMMVAIPSDHTKFTATSVCPVVQAYPNVCKNTDEPEKNYGVPMDQPIFHWFNTKLRRSQTVDWFHEHWKLDKKLLDKAVTEGEKALNNYRTTLLEEGQKILDDVRAKNSFAVVIAGRPYHADTLINHNIASHFTAMGIPVLTTESLPGVYDQDVPSHTRIEIKNTFHLRMIGATMIAAKDPNIELAQIVSFGCGHDSILTDEMMRMLHLDSNKEMLMLKLDEGDARGPVGIRIKSFIETVKARRAANLPDKPESHEPLYHTPFVAEDKQRRRILTPNLSPAFTVLASEYMKREGYIAEYLPVADREAIELGKKFVHNDICFPCQVNIGEALKWLVNHPNVPQTEVSMCLAKNCENCRAVQYAVLARKALDEAGFKDVTIITTGVDYKGMHPGFQLGLDFRLHMLWGLVTMDAIETMYRALRPYEVNKGDTQKVYDEWMPKVIAVAGHLTTTQLVRPSKLIEVFEQCIEAFNGVEITEDRKRGIRKPRVAVLGEILMNYHPSANGFVEEYLMNNGMEVYLPGMTDFFRVDEVVRSEKIKRGFSANPLMDRVEGGVTAKVYTHAVETARKSMHKFKLYEHHADCYELKDYVTDIIDPTYNTGEGWLIPGEILYNAQHGVNSYIILQPFACLANHISGRGLTKAVKERCPHVQILSLDYDPDTSFANIENRLQMLIINARELEKANQN, encoded by the coding sequence ATGAGCAATTTGAAGAATGATTTGTGGGTCGGCGTGGACGTAGGTTCCACCACCGTGAAGATTGCGGTCGTCGATCCCGAGACCAACAAGCTTTTGCATTACACATACCAGCGCCACAACGCCATGCAGGCGAAAAAGGTCTACGAGGTGCTGCGGGAGGCCCACGGGCTCTTCCCGGACAAGAATTTCAGGGTGGCCTTCTGCGGTAGCGGCGGCCAGCCCTTCGCCGACGCCACGCACGCCTTCTTTGTACAAGAAGTGGTAGCAAACGCCCTCGCCGTGCGTGCCACCTACCCCGAATCCCGCGTCGCCATCGAACTCGGCGGCCAGGACGCGAAGGTCGTATTCTTCGAAAAGGACAAGACAACCGGCAAGCTCATCGCAAGCGACATGCGCATGAACGGCGTGTGCGCGGGCGGTACCGGCGCATTTATCGACCAGGTGGCCGAACTCCTCCGCATCAAGACGGAGGCCTTCGAAGGTTTTGCCAAGCGCGGCCAGAAGGTCTACGAGATTTCGGGCCGTTGCGGCGTGTTCGCGAAGACGGACATCCAGCCGATGCTCAACAACGGAATTGCAAAGGAAGACATCGCCCTTTCGAGCTTCCACGCCATCGCGAAGCAGACCATCGGTGGCCTCGCCCAGGGCATGGAAATCAAGCCGCCCGTGATTTTCGAGGGCGGCCCGCTCACGTTCAACCCGACGCTCGTACGCGCGTTCAAGGAACGCCTCGGTATTAACGACGAGCAGGCAATCGTGCCGGAACACTCCGAAGTGCTCGTCGCCATGGGTGCCGCCCTCTCGCTCGGCTCCATGTTCGCGGGCCAGGAATGCCATTACCGCATGGAAGGCTCGCTCGACGCCCTGGTGCACTTCAACGAAGTCCGCCAGGCCGAAAACAAGGCGAAGGCCGCCGCCGACCTCTTCTTCAAGAACGAAGCCGAATACAAGATGTTCCTCGAGGAACACAAGATGGCCGACAACCACTACCCGCAGCCGGCCTCGGGTTCGACCATCAACGCCTACCTCGGTATCGACGCGGGTTCCACCACCACGAAGTTCGTGCTCCTCGACGAGCAGGACAACGTGATTGACGGGTTCTACGCCAGTAACGACGGCGAACCGCTCGCCGTCTTGAAGCGCGCCATGAACGAGCTCGCCGACCGCTACGAGGAATACGGCTGCAAGCTCAACATTCTGGGCGTGGGAACCACCGGCTACGGCGAGCAGCTCTTCGCAAAGGCCGTCCATGCCGACTACCATACCGTGGAAACGGTCGCGCATGCGAACGCCGCCCAGCGCCTGTGCCCCGACGTAAGCTTCATCCTCGACATCGGCGGCCAGGACATGAAGGCAATCTCCGTGCAGGACGGCGTCGTCACCGGCATCATTTTGAACGAGGCCTGCTCCTCGGGTTGCGGTTCCTTTATCGAGACGTACGCCCGCAGCCTCGGAATCCCGATGGAAAAGATTGCGGAACTCGCGTTCAACGCAAAGAGCCCCTCGCAGCTCGGTTCCCGCTGTACCGTGTTCATGAACAGTTCCATCATCACGGAACAGCGCGACGGCAAGCAGCCCGAAGACATCATCGCGGGTATCTGCCGCTCCATCATCAACAACGTGTTTACGAAGGTTATCCGTATCCGTAACCTGAACACCCTCGGCAAGAAGGTCGTGGTGCAGGGCGGAACGTTCAAGAACAACGCGGTCCTCCGCGCCTTCGAGCAGTACACCGGACTCAAGCCCATCCGTCCCGAACGTCCGGGCGAAATGGGCGCCATCGGTATCGCGCTCCTCACCCGCAAATTCATGGAAGAGAAGCGCAAGGAAAATCCGGACCTCAAATCGAGCTTTATCGGCCTCGAGGCCATGAAGACCTTCAGCTGGCACAACCAGCCGGGCCAGCTCTGCCAGTACTGCACCAACCACTGCTCCCGCACCATCGTCACGTTTAGCGACGGCCAGAGTTTCGTTACCGGCAACCGCTGCGAACGCGGCGAAGTCACTGCCGACCCGAACGACCCGAAGACTAAGGCCCTCATCGCCGAAATCAACAAGAAGATGCTCTCCGTGCCCGACATGATCAAGCGCACGAACCAGCTGTTGGTGAAGGACTACGCCCCAGCCAAGCTCGTCGAGAACACGGGCAAGACCATCGGTATCCCGCGCGTGCTGGAATTCTGGGCAAGCCTCCCCTTCTGGAAGGCGTTCTTCACAAGCCTCGGCTACACCGTCGTGGTGAGCCGCCAGAGCGACTACAAGATGTTCGAGGCGGGCCTCCACAGCGTGCCCTCCGACACAGTGTGCTTCCCGGCAAAGCTCGTACACGGCCACGTGCTCAGCCTCATTGAAAAGAAGGTCGACCGCATATTCTTCCCGATGATGGTAGCCATCCCGAGCGACCACACCAAGTTTACGGCCACCTCCGTCTGCCCGGTGGTGCAGGCCTACCCGAACGTGTGCAAGAACACCGATGAACCCGAGAAGAACTACGGCGTCCCCATGGACCAGCCGATTTTCCACTGGTTCAACACCAAGCTCCGCAGAAGCCAGACCGTAGACTGGTTCCACGAACACTGGAAGCTCGACAAGAAGCTCCTGGACAAGGCCGTGACCGAAGGCGAGAAGGCTCTCAACAACTACCGCACGACCCTTTTGGAAGAAGGCCAGAAGATTCTCGACGACGTACGCGCGAAGAACAGTTTTGCCGTGGTGATTGCGGGCCGCCCCTACCACGCGGATACGCTCATCAACCACAACATCGCAAGCCACTTTACCGCCATGGGCATCCCGGTGCTTACCACCGAATCGCTCCCCGGCGTATACGACCAGGATGTACCAAGCCACACCCGTATCGAAATCAAGAACACCTTCCACCTGCGCATGATTGGCGCAACCATGATTGCGGCGAAGGACCCGAACATCGAACTTGCGCAAATCGTGAGCTTCGGTTGCGGGCACGATTCCATCTTGACCGACGAAATGATGCGCATGCTGCACCTTGATTCCAACAAGGAAATGCTCATGCTCAAGCTCGACGAGGGCGACGCCCGCGGCCCCGTGGGCATCCGCATCAAGAGCTTCATCGAGACGGTGAAGGCACGCCGTGCGGCGAACCTCCCCGACAAGCCCGAAAGCCACGAACCGCTGTATCACACTCCGTTCGTCGCCGAAGACAAGCAGCGCCGCCGTATCCTTACGCCGAACCTCTCCCCCGCATTTACCGTGCTTGCGAGCGAGTACATGAAGCGCGAGGGCTACATCGCCGAATACCTGCCCGTGGCCGACAGGGAAGCCATCGAGCTCGGCAAGAAGTTCGTGCACAACGATATCTGTTTTCCCTGCCAGGTGAACATCGGCGAAGCCCTCAAGTGGCTTGTCAATCACCCCAATGTTCCGCAGACCGAAGTTTCGATGTGCCTCGCGAAGAACTGCGAGAACTGCCGTGCCGTGCAGTACGCGGTACTCGCCCGTAAGGCCCTCGACGAGGCCGGTTTCAAGGACGTCACCATCATCACGACCGGTGTGGACTACAAGGGCATGCACCCGGGCTTCCAGCTGGGCCTCGACTTCCGCCTCCACATGCTTTGGGGCCTTGTCACGATGGATGCCATCGAGACCATGTACCGAGCCCTGCGACCCTACGAAGTCAACAAGGGCGACACGCAAAAAGTCTACGACGAGTGGATGCCGAAGGTTATCGCCGTCGCAGGCCACCTCACCACCACGCAGCTGGTGCGCCCCTCCAAGCTCATCGAGGTCTTCGAGCAGTGCATCGAGGCGTTCAACGGTGTCGAGATTACCGAAGATCGCAAACGCGGAATCCGTAAGCCCCGCGTAGCGGTACTTGGCGAAATTCTCATGAACTACCACCCGAGCGCAAACGGGTTCGTGGAAGAATACCTCATGAACAACGGGATGGAAGTCTACCTCCCGGGCATGACGGACTTCTTCCGCGTCGACGAAGTCGTACGTAGCGAAAAAATCAAACGCGGATTCTCGGCGAACCCGCTCATGGACCGCGTGGAAGGCGGCGTGACGGCGAAGGTCTACACGCATGCCGTAGAAACCGCCCGCAAGTCCATGCACAAGTTCAAGCTCTACGAACACCATGCCGACTGCTACGAACTCAAGGACTACGTCACAGACATCATCGACCCGACATACAACACGGGCGAAGGATGGCTTATCCCGGGCGAAATCCTGTACAACGCGCAGCACGGCGTGAACAGCTACATCATCTTGCAGCCGTTCGCCTGCCTTGCAAACCACATCAGTGGCCGCGGCCTCACCAAGGCCGTGAAGGAGCGTTGCCCGCACGTGCAGATCCTTTCGCTCGACTACGACCCGGACACCAGTTTCGCGAACATCGAGAACCGCCTGCAGATGCTCATCATCAATGCAAGAGAATTGGAAAAAGCAAATCAGAATTAA
- a CDS encoding ABC-F family ATP-binding cassette domain-containing protein, translating to MLNVSNVSLQYGSRVLFKEVNLSFKRGNCYGVIGANGAGKSTFLKILSGELEPNTGEVTKDPGERIAVLKQDHFAYEQNTVLETVMMGYPELYELGKKRDELYALPEMTEEQGMQAMEIETRFGEIGGYEADSSAAVLLKGLGIPEEFHYSLMADLDAGLKVRVLLAQALFGNPDILLLDEPTNHLDLETVGWLEDYLERFENIVIVVSHDRHFLNAVCTHTCDIDYGKINLYGGNYEFWYAASQLAQKQRKDQNRRAEEKIEELKAFIRRFASNAAKAKQATSRKKLLDKMTVEEMPASSRKFPWVNFKMDREPGKIVLEVKNATIDGGDGIICKGLDFSLGGGDKVALVGEYDTLKTAFFQLVAGETKAPDGVLKWGNTISYSYFPKNNDAYFGCDLSLVDWLRQYSKEQDETFIRGFLGRMLFTGEEALKSANVLSGGEKVRCMLSRMMLSNANCLLLDEPTAHLDLEAITALNNGLTAFQGPIIFCSQDHEFVQTVANRVLELTPNGVLDRSITFDEWLETKKKKK from the coding sequence ATGCTCAACGTCTCTAATGTCAGTCTTCAATACGGTAGCCGCGTCCTCTTCAAGGAGGTGAACCTCTCGTTCAAACGCGGCAACTGCTACGGAGTCATCGGTGCGAACGGCGCCGGAAAGTCAACCTTCCTCAAGATTCTTTCGGGCGAACTCGAGCCCAACACCGGCGAGGTCACCAAGGACCCGGGCGAACGCATCGCCGTCCTCAAGCAGGACCACTTCGCCTACGAACAGAACACCGTTCTCGAAACCGTCATGATGGGTTACCCCGAACTCTACGAGCTGGGCAAGAAGCGCGACGAACTCTATGCGCTCCCCGAAATGACGGAAGAACAGGGCATGCAGGCCATGGAAATCGAGACGCGCTTTGGCGAAATCGGCGGTTACGAGGCCGATTCCAGCGCGGCAGTGCTCCTGAAGGGCCTCGGCATCCCCGAGGAATTCCACTACAGCCTCATGGCCGACTTGGACGCCGGCCTCAAGGTGCGCGTGCTCCTCGCCCAGGCGCTGTTCGGCAACCCCGACATCCTCCTGCTCGACGAACCGACGAACCACTTGGACCTCGAAACAGTCGGCTGGCTCGAAGACTACCTCGAACGCTTCGAAAACATCGTCATCGTGGTGAGCCACGACCGTCACTTCCTCAATGCGGTCTGCACGCACACCTGCGATATCGACTACGGCAAGATTAACCTCTATGGCGGTAACTACGAATTCTGGTACGCCGCAAGCCAGCTCGCCCAGAAACAGCGCAAGGACCAGAACCGCCGCGCCGAAGAAAAGATTGAAGAATTGAAGGCGTTCATCCGCCGCTTCGCCTCTAACGCAGCGAAGGCCAAGCAGGCCACCAGCCGTAAGAAGCTCCTCGACAAGATGACCGTCGAAGAAATGCCGGCATCGAGCCGCAAGTTCCCGTGGGTCAACTTCAAGATGGATCGCGAACCGGGCAAGATTGTGCTCGAAGTCAAGAACGCGACCATCGACGGCGGCGACGGCATCATCTGCAAGGGGCTCGACTTCAGCCTGGGCGGAGGCGACAAGGTCGCCCTCGTCGGCGAATACGATACGCTAAAGACGGCATTTTTCCAGCTGGTTGCCGGAGAGACGAAGGCACCCGACGGCGTGCTCAAGTGGGGCAACACCATCAGCTACAGTTACTTCCCCAAGAACAACGACGCCTATTTCGGTTGCGACCTCTCCCTCGTGGATTGGCTGCGCCAGTACAGCAAGGAACAGGACGAAACGTTCATCCGCGGGTTCCTCGGTCGCATGCTCTTTACCGGCGAAGAAGCCCTCAAGAGCGCGAACGTTCTTAGCGGTGGCGAAAAGGTGCGCTGCATGCTCAGCCGCATGATGCTCAGCAACGCGAACTGCTTGCTCCTCGATGAACCCACCGCACACCTGGATTTGGAAGCGATTACCGCCCTCAACAACGGCCTCACCGCATTCCAGGGCCCCATCATCTTCTGCTCCCAGGACCACGAATTCGTGCAAACGGTCGCAAACCGCGTGCTCGAACTCACGCCGAACGGTGTACTCGACCGCTCCATTACCTTCGACGAGTGGCTCGAAACCAAGAAGAAAAAGAAATAG
- a CDS encoding FISUMP domain-containing protein has translation MKKNTYLLFPVALSFLLACSADVGYAPDKDYSGTSPSYNADELGDLPDCDSKHEGLVVHVNYYPSHDYACSEGYWVALGQSTTDKKLPDVHETSDDAVALHEKFKNVESVQILDTRDNKVYKAIVLGDLVWMAENLDYETRYSRTNPQCDDLGIKCGRYYMWDDAAYGNDDYSSVCLPGMRLPTEEDVDKLVEFIGGVSNGYVLKSKSYWEESEDAPLGTDELGFNAYPAGYKSSSRNYFEYFGTETVFWTDISNGYHSSLTLSLYSHNSILGTNWGPNWDNYMNVRCVGDL, from the coding sequence ATGAAGAAAAACACATACTTACTGTTCCCTGTGGCGTTGTCCTTTTTGCTGGCGTGCTCGGCAGACGTGGGTTACGCCCCCGATAAGGATTACTCCGGCACATCTCCCTCGTACAATGCCGATGAACTAGGAGACCTTCCGGACTGCGATAGCAAGCACGAAGGCCTGGTGGTACATGTCAACTACTATCCGAGCCATGACTATGCCTGCAGTGAGGGGTATTGGGTGGCTCTTGGACAGTCCACTACCGACAAGAAGTTGCCTGATGTCCACGAGACCTCGGATGATGCCGTAGCGCTTCATGAAAAGTTCAAGAATGTCGAGTCCGTGCAGATTCTCGACACGCGCGACAACAAGGTGTACAAGGCGATTGTCCTGGGCGACCTGGTCTGGATGGCCGAAAACCTGGATTATGAAACGCGGTATAGCCGTACCAATCCTCAGTGCGATGATTTGGGAATCAAGTGCGGGCGCTATTACATGTGGGACGATGCCGCATACGGTAACGACGATTATTCTAGCGTATGCCTTCCCGGTATGCGCCTGCCTACGGAAGAAGATGTCGATAAGCTTGTGGAGTTTATCGGGGGTGTTTCCAACGGGTACGTACTGAAGTCGAAATCGTACTGGGAAGAGTCGGAAGATGCTCCGCTGGGGACCGATGAACTCGGGTTCAATGCATACCCTGCAGGCTACAAGAGTAGCAGCCGTAACTATTTCGAGTATTTTGGTACTGAAACAGTCTTCTGGACTGATATCAGCAATGGTTACCACAGTTCGCTAACCTTGTCGCTGTATTCCCATAATTCGATTCTCGGGACTAATTGGGGGCCGAACTGGGACAACTACATGAACGTGCGTTGTGTGGGGGATTTATAG
- a CDS encoding glycine--tRNA ligase codes for MAKKVQDALKDIISLCKRRGFIFPGSEIYDGLANTWDYGPYGVELKRNIKNLWWKKFVTSRQDVLGLDSSILLNPRVWKASGHVGNFSDPLVDCLACHERFRADQLLEDKLGEGCCAGKNFDEVHQMMMDNKIECPTCGKTDWTKPRAFNLMFQTEIGVIEGEGNKVYLRPETAQGIFVDFKNIVDNVRPRIPFGVGQIGKSFRNEITPGNFIFRTREFEQMELEFFCEPGTELEWYNFWRKYCFDWLVNDLGVNKEKLRLREHAKEELSHYSNGTTDIEYEFPFGWGELWGIASRTNYDLTQHQNESKVKQEYIDPVQNKRYIPYVVEPSLGVERLLLVLLCDAYDVEKLENDERTVLHFDPKIAPVKVAVLPLVKKGQVKAKAEELYQKLLNRWNVEYDETQSIGKRYRRQDELGTPFCVTVDFDTVGDGESDPAKLGYVTVRERDSMKQELVKIDELEAYLSAKLGC; via the coding sequence ATGGCAAAGAAAGTTCAGGATGCCCTCAAGGACATCATCTCCCTCTGCAAGCGCCGCGGTTTCATTTTCCCCGGCTCCGAAATTTACGACGGCCTCGCCAACACTTGGGACTACGGTCCGTATGGCGTGGAACTGAAGCGCAACATCAAGAACCTCTGGTGGAAGAAGTTCGTGACCAGCCGCCAGGATGTGCTCGGTCTCGACAGCTCTATTCTCTTGAACCCCCGCGTCTGGAAGGCCTCTGGCCACGTGGGCAACTTCTCTGACCCGCTGGTCGACTGCCTCGCTTGCCACGAACGTTTCCGTGCCGACCAACTTTTGGAAGACAAACTCGGCGAAGGCTGCTGCGCCGGCAAGAACTTTGACGAAGTCCACCAGATGATGATGGACAACAAGATTGAATGCCCGACCTGCGGCAAGACCGACTGGACCAAGCCCCGCGCATTCAACCTGATGTTCCAGACCGAAATCGGCGTCATCGAAGGCGAAGGCAACAAGGTTTACCTGCGTCCGGAAACCGCCCAGGGTATCTTCGTGGACTTCAAGAACATTGTCGACAACGTCCGCCCGCGCATCCCGTTCGGTGTGGGCCAGATCGGTAAGAGCTTCCGTAACGAAATCACTCCGGGTAACTTTATCTTCCGTACCCGCGAATTCGAACAGATGGAACTCGAATTCTTCTGCGAACCGGGCACCGAACTGGAATGGTACAACTTCTGGCGCAAGTACTGCTTCGACTGGCTCGTGAACGACCTCGGCGTGAACAAGGAAAAGCTCCGCCTCCGCGAACATGCCAAGGAAGAACTTTCTCACTACAGTAACGGTACCACCGACATCGAATACGAATTCCCGTTCGGCTGGGGCGAACTCTGGGGTATCGCAAGCCGCACGAACTACGACTTGACGCAGCACCAGAACGAATCCAAGGTCAAGCAGGAATACATCGACCCGGTGCAGAACAAGCGCTACATCCCGTACGTGGTGGAACCGTCCCTCGGTGTGGAACGCCTGCTGTTGGTGCTCCTTTGCGACGCCTACGACGTTGAAAAGCTCGAAAATGACGAACGTACCGTGCTCCACTTCGACCCGAAGATTGCTCCGGTGAAGGTTGCCGTTCTCCCGCTCGTGAAGAAGGGCCAGGTGAAGGCCAAGGCCGAAGAACTCTACCAGAAGCTCCTGAACCGCTGGAACGTGGAATACGACGAAACGCAGTCCATCGGTAAGCGCTACCGCCGTCAGGACGAACTCGGCACGCCGTTCTGCGTGACCGTGGACTTCGACACGGTGGGCGACGGTGAATCCGATCCGGCAAAGCTGGGCTACGTGACGGTTCGCGAACGTGACTCCATGAAGCAGGAACTGGTGAAGATCGATGAACTCGAGGCTTACCTGTCCGCCAAACTCGGCTGCTAG